The Microbacterium sp. LWO12-1.2 genome includes a window with the following:
- a CDS encoding aldo/keto reductase, with translation MSTQPVIPSFTAHNGFALPAIGLGTYALNGDAGAAAVAGAIGAGYRLVDSAFNYENEGSVGRGVAESDIARDEIIVTTKLPGRHHPSEKARTSIEESRSRLGLDITDLHLIHWPNPSQDEYVQAWAALVDAQARGVVRQIGVSNFLPEHLERIEEETGVRPVVNQIEVHPFFPQEEQIAYHREQGILTEAWSPLGRARALLDESVIIEVAASHDITPAQTVLAWHVARGTVSIPKASSLEHQIANLAAAEVVLDDAEVAAITALGRADGRLFGADPRTHEES, from the coding sequence GTGAGCACTCAGCCCGTCATCCCCTCGTTCACCGCCCACAACGGCTTCGCCCTCCCGGCGATCGGTCTGGGCACGTACGCCCTGAATGGCGATGCCGGCGCGGCCGCCGTCGCCGGCGCGATCGGCGCGGGCTACCGACTGGTCGACTCCGCCTTCAACTACGAGAACGAGGGCTCCGTCGGGCGCGGCGTCGCCGAGTCCGACATCGCCCGTGACGAGATCATCGTGACGACCAAGCTGCCCGGTCGCCACCACCCCTCCGAGAAGGCACGCACGAGCATCGAGGAGAGCCGTTCCCGCCTCGGGCTCGACATCACCGATCTGCATCTGATCCATTGGCCGAACCCGAGCCAGGACGAGTACGTGCAGGCGTGGGCGGCGCTGGTCGACGCGCAAGCTCGGGGAGTCGTGCGGCAGATCGGCGTCTCGAACTTCCTGCCTGAGCACCTGGAGCGCATCGAGGAGGAGACGGGCGTGCGACCGGTCGTGAACCAGATCGAGGTCCACCCGTTCTTCCCGCAGGAGGAGCAGATCGCCTATCACCGTGAACAGGGCATCCTCACCGAGGCGTGGAGCCCGCTCGGTCGCGCGCGGGCGCTGCTGGACGAATCCGTGATCATCGAGGTAGCCGCGTCGCACGACATCACGCCGGCGCAGACCGTACTGGCGTGGCACGTCGCCCGAGGCACCGTGTCGATCCCGAAGGCATCGTCACTCGAGCATCAGATCGCCAACCTGGCCGCCGCCGAAGTGGTGCTCGACGACGCAGAGGTCGCGGCGATCACCGCGCTCGGTCGTGCGGATGGACGCCTGTTCGGGGCCGATCCCCGCACGCACGAGGAGTCCTGA
- a CDS encoding YchJ family protein, with protein MTTNGRVAAHDEAPDDAARCPCDSGDLFGTCCAPLLRGAAAPTAERLMRSRYTAFAVADAGYLRASWHPSTRPRTLDLEPDLEWRRLVILDREGGGPFDQEGVVEFEAHWRQGENRGSLRERSRFVREDRHWLYLDGDVE; from the coding sequence GTGACGACGAACGGCCGCGTTGCGGCACATGACGAGGCCCCGGACGATGCTGCGCGCTGCCCGTGCGACTCGGGCGATCTGTTCGGCACCTGCTGCGCTCCGCTGCTGCGCGGAGCCGCTGCGCCGACCGCAGAACGGCTGATGCGCTCGCGCTACACCGCGTTCGCGGTCGCGGATGCGGGCTATCTGCGAGCCTCCTGGCATCCCTCGACGCGGCCTCGAACCCTCGATCTCGAGCCTGACCTCGAGTGGCGACGACTGGTGATCCTCGACCGTGAGGGCGGCGGACCGTTCGACCAGGAAGGCGTCGTGGAGTTCGAGGCGCACTGGCGACAGGGAGAGAATCGCGGGTCGCTGCGCGAGCGCAGCCGCTTCGTGCGGGAGGATCGGCACTGGCTCTATCTCGACGGCGATGTGGAGTGA
- a CDS encoding ABC transporter permease, with the protein MMTTLTAPMTASGRDADLLGTIRSEWIKFRGLTSNVVLAGFALLLLIANGVAMPWAYVFRDRGSPQADYDAYAEMIVDKTGYVGVILAVLAALLVTNEYRSGQIRTTLLSTPTRIPALVSKATIIAAVSFIIGVISSSIGFAIAPAILAGGGYSYQLEGAEALRLIGGSGLYLATLSIIGIAAGSLIRNVVGSVLTTVVFLIIVPVIPQMFSEYGTEITRFFPIQAGSLLLAPQGTDPMGPWGGYLVLAAWAVLLFTAAAIALKRRDA; encoded by the coding sequence ATGATGACCACTCTCACCGCGCCAATGACAGCCTCCGGAAGAGATGCCGACCTCCTCGGGACGATCCGTTCCGAATGGATCAAGTTCCGAGGACTCACCTCGAACGTCGTACTTGCCGGATTCGCGCTGCTGCTGCTCATCGCGAACGGGGTCGCGATGCCATGGGCGTATGTGTTCCGCGACCGCGGTTCACCTCAGGCCGACTACGACGCCTACGCGGAGATGATCGTCGACAAGACCGGCTACGTCGGTGTCATCCTCGCGGTCCTCGCCGCACTTCTGGTGACCAACGAGTACAGGTCCGGCCAGATCAGAACGACGCTGCTGTCGACACCCACGCGCATTCCGGCCCTGGTATCGAAGGCGACGATCATCGCCGCGGTGTCGTTCATCATCGGTGTGATCAGTTCGAGCATCGGTTTCGCGATCGCCCCCGCGATCCTCGCCGGAGGTGGATACAGCTACCAGCTGGAGGGGGCCGAAGCCCTCCGTCTGATCGGAGGTTCCGGGCTTTACCTTGCCACGCTGAGCATCATCGGTATCGCGGCCGGCTCACTCATCAGAAACGTTGTCGGGTCAGTCCTGACGACGGTCGTGTTCCTGATCATCGTCCCGGTGATCCCCCAGATGTTCTCGGAGTATGGCACCGAGATCACCCGCTTCTTCCCGATCCAGGCGGGATCGCTCCTGCTGGCGCCCCAGGGGACGGATCCGATGGGGCCGTGGGGCGGATATCTCGTACTCGCGGCGTGGGCGGTCCTCCTGTTCACCGCCGCCGCGATCGCGCTCAAGCGGCGCGACGCGTGA
- a CDS encoding SDR family oxidoreductase, whose amino-acid sequence MNISGNTIFIPGATSGIGLALARQLRTKGNTVIVGGRRTELLETIATEGSGLLTVQIDTTDAASIATAAREVIDAHPDLNVIITMAGIMRVEDWSSPSGFLDTAEQTIVTNVLGPIRLIGAFIEHLRSVPDATIMTVSSGLAFAPLRATPSYNASKAAIHMLSDSLRLQLAGSSVKVVELEPPAVRTSLLPGQEESAFAMPLDDFVGEVVELIETQPDATEIQVENVKFLRYGEARGDYAQVVATLNRLDPHRS is encoded by the coding sequence ATGAACATCAGCGGAAACACCATCTTCATCCCGGGGGCGACCAGCGGAATCGGACTCGCCCTGGCTCGTCAGCTCCGCACGAAGGGCAACACCGTCATCGTGGGCGGACGCCGTACCGAGCTGCTCGAGACGATCGCCACGGAGGGCTCCGGCCTGCTCACGGTGCAGATCGACACGACCGATGCCGCCAGCATCGCGACCGCCGCCCGCGAGGTGATCGACGCGCATCCGGACCTGAACGTGATCATCACGATGGCGGGCATCATGCGCGTCGAGGACTGGTCGTCTCCATCCGGCTTCCTCGACACGGCGGAGCAGACCATCGTCACCAACGTGCTGGGGCCGATCCGGCTCATCGGCGCCTTCATCGAGCATCTGCGCAGCGTCCCGGATGCCACGATCATGACCGTCTCCTCCGGCCTCGCCTTCGCACCGTTGCGCGCCACGCCCAGCTACAACGCCAGCAAGGCCGCGATCCACATGCTGAGCGACTCGCTCCGTCTCCAGCTCGCCGGATCCAGCGTGAAGGTGGTCGAGCTCGAACCGCCGGCAGTGCGCACGTCATTGCTGCCAGGACAGGAGGAAAGTGCGTTCGCGATGCCGCTCGACGACTTCGTCGGCGAGGTCGTCGAGTTGATCGAGACGCAACCGGACGCCACCGAGATCCAGGTCGAGAACGTCAAGTTCCTCCGGTACGGGGAAGCCCGTGGCGACTACGCACAGGTGGTGGCGACGCTGAACCGCCTCGACCCGCACAGGAGCTGA
- a CDS encoding response regulator transcription factor — MSPTQVRVLVADDQPLVRMGNALVLDSADDVDVIGEAASGEEAVALAAMLLPDVVLMDVRMPGIGGIEATRLITTAHPGIKVIVFTTFDIDEYAFGGLNAGASAFLLKSTPPETLTAAVRTVAAGDGVVEPRITKILIDHYAQRRPSSGGVRQPPPPLDRLTPREYDIFLAMATGLSNPEISAQLHLTPATVKTHINRVFAKLDVRDRVHAVILAHTLKVL, encoded by the coding sequence ATGAGTCCGACCCAGGTCCGCGTCCTCGTCGCCGACGACCAGCCCCTCGTGCGCATGGGCAACGCCCTCGTGCTCGACAGTGCCGATGACGTCGACGTCATCGGTGAAGCCGCCAGCGGCGAAGAGGCCGTCGCCCTGGCGGCGATGCTGTTGCCGGACGTCGTGCTCATGGACGTGCGGATGCCGGGCATCGGAGGTATCGAGGCCACCCGACTGATCACCACCGCTCATCCTGGCATCAAGGTCATCGTCTTCACGACCTTCGATATCGACGAGTACGCCTTCGGTGGCCTGAACGCGGGTGCGAGCGCATTCCTGCTCAAGAGCACCCCTCCCGAGACGCTCACGGCAGCCGTCCGTACGGTCGCCGCCGGCGACGGCGTCGTCGAGCCGCGCATCACCAAGATACTCATCGACCACTACGCGCAACGCCGCCCCTCCTCAGGAGGAGTCAGACAGCCGCCGCCACCGCTGGACCGTCTCACGCCACGCGAATACGACATCTTCCTCGCGATGGCGACGGGCCTGTCCAACCCCGAGATCAGCGCGCAGCTGCATCTCACGCCTGCGACGGTGAAGACACATATCAACCGCGTCTTCGCGAAGCTGGACGTCCGAGACCGCGTCCACGCGGTCATCCTCGCCCACACGCTCAAGGTTCTCTGA
- a CDS encoding zinc ribbon domain-containing protein, which yields MNSSPEKQRILLDIADLDRRIAQAERARTTPPQGPRITELVAQRQDQLRELTALTGTRDDARTELTRLESDVSLVEQRRARDAARLATATNAKEAQALEHELASLAKRQSDLEDAELDIMGRLEEADAAVAAQQALIDTTTAEGTALTTQAKADVAAATDLIAQLGRDRAAISAGVPDDLLAEYIRRAANSAGAALLTRGTCEGCRIVLPGTDLNDIRRAAEDAVLFCPECGCILVRTEESGISA from the coding sequence GTGAACTCCAGCCCTGAGAAACAGCGCATCCTGCTCGACATCGCCGACCTGGATCGGCGGATCGCGCAGGCGGAGCGTGCCCGCACCACCCCTCCGCAGGGACCGCGCATCACCGAGCTCGTCGCTCAGCGTCAGGACCAGCTCCGCGAGCTGACCGCCCTGACCGGAACGCGTGACGATGCGCGCACCGAGCTCACCCGGCTGGAGTCCGACGTGTCGCTCGTGGAGCAGCGCCGCGCACGTGATGCCGCACGCCTCGCAACAGCGACCAACGCGAAGGAGGCGCAGGCTCTCGAGCACGAGCTGGCAAGCCTCGCGAAACGTCAGAGCGACCTGGAAGACGCGGAGCTCGACATCATGGGCCGTCTGGAAGAGGCGGATGCCGCCGTCGCCGCGCAGCAGGCGCTGATCGACACCACCACGGCGGAAGGCACAGCGCTCACCACGCAGGCGAAGGCCGACGTCGCCGCCGCGACCGACCTCATCGCGCAGCTCGGGCGTGACCGCGCCGCCATCAGCGCGGGCGTTCCGGACGACCTGCTCGCCGAGTACATCCGCCGCGCGGCCAACAGCGCCGGCGCCGCGCTCCTCACCCGAGGCACGTGTGAGGGCTGCCGCATCGTGCTGCCCGGGACCGATCTGAACGACATCCGCCGCGCGGCCGAGGACGCAGTCCTCTTCTGCCCGGAGTGCGGCTGCATCCTCGTGCGCACCGAGGAGTCTGGCATCTCCGCATGA
- a CDS encoding FtsX-like permease family protein: MVPVRSPVFPVLWRPFVGDASTWVLPVVAFTIIGAATYLVAALARLFWLAPDAGFGQYKILAVALLAVLVVPTASLGTAAARLSARRREDRLAVLRLLGASSGQVRGIAVAEASLLAAAGAILGLFGYAALAPALVWIPVAGHAPLLDAVWLPVCVLGLLVCALTVVSALSAAASLRRVIISPLGVRMRVNAPRLHRARLLAGATVLAGAIILLQFMSVSWGAVGITVAIVVVLVAVMAVLNLVGPFLIGRVARRRLARARTAEDVIGARGALESPADAWRQLSGVGLASFIAVPAGSVLGFLDMVQNGSAALAPEQLVFFGDIRTVVVAAVASSFLLVATSVGLTQAASVLERRALYIALDRVGMPTRVMQRARRAAVSVPLLVAAVFPAVAASLLVAPIVGVSVFTAPLFIVTVIVCIVLGVVLVLLGVTATRPVLRRVLSEPDRAL; the protein is encoded by the coding sequence GTGGTCCCGGTGAGATCTCCGGTGTTCCCCGTGCTGTGGCGTCCCTTCGTCGGCGACGCCTCCACATGGGTGTTGCCCGTGGTCGCTTTCACGATCATCGGGGCGGCGACATATCTGGTTGCGGCGTTGGCGAGGCTGTTCTGGCTCGCACCCGATGCCGGCTTCGGCCAGTACAAGATCCTGGCGGTGGCACTGCTGGCCGTGCTGGTGGTTCCGACCGCGTCCTTGGGAACGGCGGCGGCTCGATTGTCCGCACGCCGCCGGGAAGACCGACTGGCGGTGCTCCGTCTGCTCGGAGCATCATCGGGTCAGGTGCGCGGGATCGCGGTGGCCGAAGCATCGCTGCTCGCGGCGGCAGGGGCGATCCTCGGTCTGTTCGGGTACGCCGCGCTGGCACCAGCACTCGTCTGGATTCCGGTGGCTGGGCACGCGCCTCTTCTCGATGCGGTGTGGCTCCCCGTCTGCGTGCTCGGACTGTTGGTCTGCGCCCTGACGGTCGTGTCTGCCCTCAGCGCTGCCGCGAGTCTGCGCCGGGTGATCATCTCGCCGCTGGGCGTCCGGATGCGGGTGAACGCACCGCGACTTCATCGGGCTCGGCTTCTCGCGGGCGCCACTGTGCTCGCCGGGGCGATCATCCTGCTGCAGTTCATGTCCGTGAGCTGGGGTGCGGTGGGGATCACCGTGGCGATCGTCGTCGTACTCGTGGCGGTGATGGCGGTGCTCAACCTCGTCGGGCCGTTCCTGATCGGAAGAGTCGCCCGCAGACGACTCGCTCGTGCCCGAACGGCGGAGGACGTGATCGGCGCCCGGGGTGCACTCGAGTCCCCTGCGGACGCCTGGCGACAGCTCTCCGGGGTCGGACTGGCGAGCTTCATCGCCGTTCCGGCCGGGTCGGTGCTCGGGTTCCTGGACATGGTGCAGAACGGGTCGGCGGCCCTGGCACCTGAACAGCTGGTCTTCTTCGGGGACATCCGCACGGTCGTCGTCGCCGCGGTCGCCTCGTCTTTTCTGTTGGTGGCGACCTCCGTCGGCCTCACGCAAGCAGCATCCGTGCTCGAGCGCCGCGCTCTGTACATCGCTCTCGACCGGGTGGGCATGCCCACCCGGGTGATGCAACGCGCTCGCAGGGCAGCCGTCTCCGTTCCACTGCTCGTGGCCGCGGTCTTTCCCGCTGTGGCCGCCTCGTTGCTGGTCGCACCCATCGTGGGGGTGTCGGTCTTCACCGCACCCTTGTTCATCGTGACCGTCATCGTGTGCATCGTTCTCGGCGTCGTGCTGGTGCTGCTGGGAGTCACCGCGACGCGTCCCGTACTGCGACGTGTACTCAGTGAACCGGACCGAGCGCTCTAG
- a CDS encoding L-lactate dehydrogenase, translated as MEIIENSKLTVVGAGSVGSSVAYAALIRGSARHVALYDIATAKVEAEVLDLAHGTQFTGSSDIIGGSDISVVAGSHVVVITAGAKQRPGQTRIELAEVNAGIIRSMMPQLLEVAPHAVYVIVTNPCDVLTVLAQEETGLPPERIFASGTVLDTSRLRWKLAERAGVSTASVHAHIIGEHGDTEFPLWSRATIGTVPILDWEMPGYPRISRDELDAIAIDVRDAAYKVILGKGATNYAIGLSSARIVEAILRDEHAVMPVSTVLHDFHGLDGVALSVPSIVSATGAIPIRNTTFSDEELGLLRRSADALAGVAASLRS; from the coding sequence ATGGAGATCATCGAGAACTCGAAGCTCACCGTCGTCGGCGCGGGAAGTGTGGGGTCCAGCGTCGCGTACGCCGCGTTGATCCGTGGTTCCGCCCGCCACGTCGCGCTGTACGACATCGCGACCGCGAAGGTCGAAGCCGAGGTGCTCGACCTCGCCCACGGCACCCAGTTCACAGGATCGAGCGACATCATCGGCGGCAGCGACATCTCGGTGGTGGCCGGTTCGCACGTTGTCGTCATCACGGCGGGAGCGAAGCAGCGCCCTGGGCAGACGCGCATCGAGCTCGCCGAGGTCAACGCCGGCATCATCCGCTCGATGATGCCGCAGCTGCTCGAGGTCGCACCTCACGCCGTGTATGTCATCGTCACGAATCCGTGCGACGTGCTGACGGTCCTGGCGCAGGAGGAGACCGGGCTTCCGCCCGAGCGGATCTTCGCCTCAGGCACGGTGCTCGACACGTCGCGTTTGCGGTGGAAGCTCGCAGAGCGTGCCGGAGTGTCCACGGCCAGCGTGCATGCGCACATCATCGGCGAGCACGGCGACACCGAGTTCCCGCTGTGGTCGCGCGCCACGATCGGGACCGTGCCGATCCTGGATTGGGAGATGCCGGGCTATCCGCGGATCAGCCGTGACGAGCTCGACGCGATCGCCATCGACGTGCGTGATGCCGCGTACAAGGTGATCCTGGGCAAGGGGGCGACGAACTACGCCATCGGACTGTCGAGCGCGCGCATCGTCGAGGCGATCCTGCGCGATGAGCACGCGGTGATGCCCGTCAGCACGGTCCTGCACGACTTCCATGGGCTCGACGGTGTGGCGCTCTCCGTGCCGTCGATCGTCAGCGCGACCGGTGCCATCCCGATCCGGAACACGACCTTCTCCGACGAGGAGCTGGGGCTCCTGCGTCGTTCCGCCGATGCCCTGGCCGGCGTCGCCGCGTCATTGCGCAGCTGA
- a CDS encoding helix-turn-helix transcriptional regulator gives MDREALAEFLLRRREALSPSDVGLGAGARRRTVGLRREEVAQLAAMSTDYYTRLEQRRGPQPSGQILASIARALRLTADERDYLYRVCGHSAPDRAGATDYVRPGILRVLDRLHDTPAFVVSVLDEVLVQNDAARALLGDASGLAGLERSGIYRWFAHPEQERRRYPEEDHARQSRALVASLRAAHGVLGARSRAGEIAKELAARSAEFAELWSIHEVARRFEQHKVMIHPELGAIEVDCQALFTEDESQALIVLTAAPGSEAASKLELLRVIGTQVV, from the coding sequence ATGGATCGAGAAGCACTGGCCGAGTTCCTGCTCCGGCGTCGTGAGGCGCTTAGTCCGTCCGACGTGGGTCTGGGCGCCGGCGCTCGGCGTCGCACGGTCGGGTTGCGCCGAGAGGAGGTCGCACAGCTGGCCGCGATGTCGACCGACTACTATACGCGCCTCGAGCAGCGGCGCGGGCCCCAGCCGAGCGGTCAGATCCTGGCCTCGATCGCGCGCGCATTGCGACTGACAGCCGACGAACGCGACTACCTGTATCGCGTCTGCGGCCACAGCGCCCCCGACCGCGCCGGCGCCACCGACTACGTGCGTCCCGGCATCCTCCGGGTGCTCGACCGGCTGCACGACACCCCTGCCTTCGTGGTCTCGGTGCTCGATGAGGTGCTGGTGCAGAACGACGCCGCACGTGCTCTGCTCGGCGATGCCAGTGGGCTCGCCGGTCTCGAGCGGAGCGGCATCTACCGCTGGTTCGCGCACCCGGAGCAGGAACGCCGTCGGTACCCGGAGGAGGATCACGCGCGTCAGAGCCGTGCGCTGGTCGCCTCCCTGCGTGCGGCGCACGGCGTCCTCGGCGCCCGCTCGCGCGCAGGGGAGATCGCGAAGGAGCTCGCCGCGCGCAGCGCGGAGTTCGCCGAGCTGTGGAGCATCCACGAGGTCGCCCGTCGGTTCGAGCAGCACAAGGTGATGATCCACCCCGAGCTCGGGGCGATCGAGGTCGACTGTCAGGCGCTCTTCACGGAAGATGAGTCCCAGGCGCTCATCGTCCTCACTGCGGCCCCGGGAAGCGAGGCGGCGAGCAAGCTCGAGCTCCTGCGTGTGATCGGAACCCAGGTCGTGTGA
- a CDS encoding ABC transporter ATP-binding protein yields MTIEVQNLTKRYGDRYAVRDVSFTVHPGRVTGFLGPNGAGKSTTMRSIVGLDRPTSGQALIDGKTYASYRAPLQRVGALLDAKAAHKSRTAANYLYSIAATHHIPRSRVDEVLDATGLTTVARKKVGGFSLGMGQRLGIAAALLGDPSTLILDEPVNGLDPEGVTWVRTLLDRLATEGRTVFLSSHLLGELALIADHVVIIGRGEIIADSPIDALTEGGHRRVRVRTTDTTALSNRIANAAVTITSSEKEILEIDGLTTEEIALAAREVDILLTELTPLRQTLEDAYNALTRDAVEYASAGR; encoded by the coding sequence GTGACGATCGAAGTTCAGAATCTGACCAAGCGGTATGGGGATCGCTACGCCGTGCGAGATGTGTCGTTCACGGTTCACCCCGGCAGAGTCACCGGCTTTCTCGGACCGAACGGCGCGGGAAAGTCGACCACGATGCGCTCGATCGTCGGCCTCGACCGGCCGACCTCGGGTCAGGCGCTCATCGACGGGAAGACGTACGCCTCATACCGGGCTCCCCTGCAGCGGGTGGGCGCACTGCTGGACGCGAAAGCAGCACACAAGTCCCGCACGGCGGCGAACTATCTGTACTCGATCGCCGCCACCCACCACATCCCGAGGTCGAGGGTCGATGAAGTGCTCGACGCGACGGGACTGACAACGGTCGCGAGGAAGAAAGTGGGCGGGTTCTCGTTGGGCATGGGTCAGCGGCTGGGCATCGCCGCTGCACTTCTGGGCGATCCGTCGACGCTGATCCTCGACGAGCCGGTGAACGGACTCGACCCGGAAGGCGTCACCTGGGTGCGCACCCTGCTGGACCGGCTCGCGACCGAGGGCCGCACCGTCTTCCTGTCCTCGCACCTGCTCGGCGAACTCGCGCTGATCGCGGACCATGTCGTCATCATCGGACGCGGCGAGATCATCGCGGACTCACCGATAGACGCCCTCACGGAAGGCGGTCACCGCAGAGTCCGCGTCCGTACCACGGACACGACGGCGCTGAGCAATCGCATCGCGAACGCGGCAGTGACCATCACCTCTTCCGAGAAGGAGATCCTGGAGATCGACGGGCTCACCACGGAGGAGATCGCCCTGGCCGCCCGAGAGGTCGACATCCTCTTGACGGAGTTGACCCCTCTGCGCCAGACCCTCGAGGACGCCTACAACGCGCTGACTCGCGACGCCGTGGAGTACGCCTCCGCCGGGCGTTGA
- a CDS encoding sensor histidine kinase: MIDASDLGRPQNAVMRWVRERPVIIDVLVVIASLSSSLLSVSLAAQRTPWPSILIACAASAPLLWRRRAPFVTVCATALIGAVGVWISPGVGALSFPLAFALYSLAATRSFPRTVLGYAIGVCAPALSALGLWLTDGQTFSPLLLDPVALVGLSLGLAVKNRRQRQEAVAALLEQQLENARVTERSRITAEMHDVVAHSISIMIALADGASTGWEKHPERSATALRNLGGVGRTALIDMRRILHLLRDNDADLAEALHRSGHNLPTLDELVDVFRSAGLPVRLIRVGNALPDDPTLATSIYRISQEALTNALRYAAGATRVDVRLESDGAAVSLTVTDDGHPPTSGAPSQGSGRGLQGIAERAAAYEGTTSSGQLPTGGWRTTATLYLDHGSRVDPS, from the coding sequence GTGATCGATGCCTCCGACCTCGGCAGGCCGCAGAACGCCGTGATGCGCTGGGTCAGAGAACGCCCGGTCATCATCGACGTGCTGGTGGTCATCGCCAGCCTCTCGTCATCGCTGCTCTCGGTCTCGCTGGCCGCGCAGCGCACTCCCTGGCCCAGCATCCTGATCGCGTGCGCCGCCTCCGCACCGTTGCTCTGGCGCCGTCGAGCGCCCTTCGTCACGGTCTGCGCCACCGCGTTGATCGGTGCCGTCGGCGTGTGGATCTCACCCGGGGTCGGGGCACTGAGCTTCCCGCTCGCGTTCGCGCTCTACAGCCTCGCCGCCACTCGCTCCTTCCCACGCACCGTGCTCGGATATGCGATCGGCGTCTGTGCTCCCGCTCTGAGCGCACTGGGGCTGTGGCTGACAGACGGGCAGACCTTCTCGCCGTTGCTGCTCGACCCTGTGGCACTCGTCGGGCTGTCGCTCGGACTGGCCGTGAAGAACCGCCGGCAGCGCCAGGAAGCAGTCGCAGCGCTCCTCGAGCAGCAGCTCGAAAACGCGCGGGTCACCGAGCGCAGCCGGATCACCGCCGAGATGCACGACGTCGTCGCCCACTCGATCTCGATCATGATCGCCCTCGCAGACGGGGCGTCGACGGGGTGGGAGAAGCATCCCGAACGGTCCGCAACCGCTCTGCGGAATCTGGGCGGGGTGGGAAGGACTGCGCTCATCGACATGCGCCGCATCCTCCACCTGCTCCGAGACAACGACGCAGACCTCGCGGAAGCGCTGCACCGTTCCGGCCACAATCTCCCCACACTGGACGAGCTTGTCGACGTCTTCCGCAGTGCCGGGCTTCCCGTGCGCCTCATCCGCGTCGGGAACGCGCTACCGGACGATCCCACTCTGGCAACCTCGATCTACCGCATCTCCCAAGAAGCGCTCACGAATGCGCTGCGATACGCCGCAGGAGCCACGCGAGTCGACGTACGACTCGAATCCGACGGGGCAGCGGTCTCGCTCACGGTCACCGACGACGGGCACCCGCCGACCTCAGGAGCGCCGAGCCAGGGCAGTGGCAGAGGACTGCAGGGCATCGCAGAGCGCGCCGCCGCGTACGAAGGCACCACCAGCAGCGGACAGCTCCCCACCGGCGGGTGGCGCACGACAGCAACCCTCTACCTCGACCACGGAAGCAGGGTCGATCCCTCATGA
- a CDS encoding ABC transporter ATP-binding protein, which translates to MTLSIRDGESVAIMGPSGSGKSTLLHVLAGIVRPDSGRVMLRTARGAVDVASMNDRERSALRLTEFGFVFQQGMLIPELTAAENVALPLLLNGESRTEATRTAENLLIELGLDGMGGRRIGQLSGGQAQRVAVARARATQARVIFADEPTGALDSRTASDVLGVLLAATTDEGRSLVVVTHDEDVAARCDRVVRLRDGRIDSGRWSR; encoded by the coding sequence GTGACGTTATCGATCCGCGACGGCGAGTCCGTGGCGATCATGGGACCGTCGGGGTCAGGCAAGAGCACGCTCCTTCACGTGCTCGCCGGGATCGTTCGCCCTGACTCCGGCAGGGTGATGCTGCGCACCGCACGGGGCGCAGTGGATGTGGCGTCGATGAACGACCGCGAGCGCTCGGCGCTGAGGTTGACGGAGTTCGGCTTCGTCTTCCAACAGGGGATGCTCATTCCGGAGCTGACCGCTGCGGAGAATGTCGCTCTGCCCTTGCTGTTGAACGGTGAGAGCCGAACAGAGGCCACTCGGACCGCGGAGAACCTGCTCATCGAGCTGGGCCTCGACGGGATGGGCGGCCGGCGGATCGGACAGCTCTCCGGGGGCCAGGCTCAGCGCGTGGCTGTCGCCCGAGCACGGGCGACCCAGGCTCGTGTGATCTTCGCGGATGAGCCGACCGGAGCCCTTGATTCGCGGACGGCGTCGGACGTTCTCGGTGTGCTTCTCGCCGCTACCACCGACGAGGGGCGCTCGTTGGTCGTGGTGACACACGATGAGGACGTGGCTGCGCGCTGCGATCGGGTGGTGCGGCTTCGCGACGGTCGGATCGACAGTGGTCGGTGGTCCCGGTGA